The window GTTCTCCGCCTCGCAGTAGTACTCCCCAGTGTCGGAGGGCTGCAGGCTGTCCCAGGCCAGCTCGGCCTGGCTGCTCAGCAGCCGGGCTTTcccccccggggcaccccggAACCAGCGGTAGCTGATGGGGGGGGACCCGCTGGCCACACAGGTCAGGCTGGTGCTGGCTCCGGCCGGGAAGGTCAGCCCCGGCTCGCTGGCCCTGACCACGGGCTTGGTGGCTGCCACTGGGAGACAAAGCAGACGGGCCCAGGTCATGCTGGCTCTGGCTGTGGTGGGGAaggtcccccccgcccccatggCCGTGCTTGCTCCAGTTCTCAGGGCTTTCCCAGGAGGAAGAGGGGCCCCGCTCCCATAGCACCACTCTGCACAGGGTCAGCTCAGTTCACCCGTGCCTAAAGCTGGGTTTACACCATCTATGCCGCCATCACTACTGCCGTATCACACAGTCTGGCTGTTTCGAGTGGGTGCCCCCCTGGCAGAAAGATGGGTCCCTCTAGCACACACCGAGGATGCTCAGGAAGGATGAAAGGCAGATGTGGGTGGTGCAACACCCCTGTGCTGTCGCCCTTGCTACAAGAACCACAGGGGTGCTGCCCAcctgcacaaaaccaaaaccagacctGGATGTGACCTCAAGCACTGTGGGTCCAAGTGGGCCACTGGTAGATCCAGACTGGGGTGTACATGGAGTgatcccccttccccagcccacccCTGCACCTGCACTGGGGGGGCGAAGGATAACTCAGCAGGGGAGGAGGACGCCTCAAGGCCCAGCCTGGACGCAGGTGGCAGGTGTGGTGTGACAGACTGttcccaccagctgctcctcctccatGCTCTGTGGGTTAGACTGGCTGCACGAGATCAGGGCTTTACTGCTGGTTTACCTTTGACAATTTTAACCGTAGTGGTCACCTCCTTTGTTATCAAGCTGTTATTTTTAGACCTCCAGACGACTTGACAGGTGTAGTGTCCACTGTCGGGGATTTCAAGGTTCTCAATTAGGAGGGAGGCATTCCCTGGGCTGTGCTTCGGGACGCTGACCCGGTCCCGGAACCGAGACAGCAAGACGTGGTCACCAGAATCGTCCCTCCGAAAGACGGTTGCGGTGCTGTCGTCTCGCTCCACGCTCCACCTGAGCGTTTGCTCTGTGAAACCTTCTGAGGGCACGTAGATGCAGGGTAAAGTGGTGGATCCCATCCACGTGCCCTTGACCTGGTGGACACCAGACAGATCCAGGAGGGATCCTGCAGGGAACAACAGTTGCAGGGAAGAgatgagaaacagagagaagacAGGAATCACCAGGCGGTGGCAGCCAGCACGCGGCCCCGTCTTAGATGTGCTGTAGACTGCGACCAGCCAAACCAGGGCCTGTCCCCACCTCACTGAGCACAGGGAAGTGAATGGTTGTGTCGGCCTCATggctatttttattgtttctctcTGGACACTTGCCAGTTCTCGATTCCTTCTTGGTACAGAGAGGCTCCTGTGGCAGCATCACAGCCACAGTGTTCACAGGACGTTAAGGAGCAAGCCTTATTCCTGCTGTCTAGCCCCAGCCTTTACACCCTGCTTCTGCTGCCCGGCTTTCTGCTCACACTTGCACATGATGAGTCAAACAGCAACAGCCTCCCCCCACCGACACAGGATGCTCTGACAACACCACTTGCAGTGGTGGCTGCTAAGTTCTAGATGGGAGGAAGGATGAACAAAGTTTGCAGCTTCACTGCAGCTGACAATGGATGCAACATATTTACATTCATTAGCATCACTATTTTTTTATGCAACTTCCCTGGTGCTCACAGGACTCAGCGGTACTGCTGCGCGGGGAGAAGCACTTCTGTGTGCAACAGCCTGTCCCAGAGGGAGCAGGAGGTGCCGGCTGGGGAAGTGTCCGTGGGTCTGTCTCCACGAGGACAgcgaggggctgctggggctgagcacaGTGGAAGCTTGTTTCTGACACGGAGCTTTGGTTTTCCTTTACGGGATGACTTTGAGAGGGCAAGCACAGCTCCATTCTTCAAATCTCACATCCCAGTCAAATGCAGCTCCTTGATGCATCAGTTTTAAAAGGTTTTCCatttatcttctttctcttttcacagACTCCCACCAAGAAAAGCTAAGAAGGGTGGAAGCTATTTAGAAAACTGCTCAGAAATAACCTCAAGGCATTTGGTGCACTCAAGTTCAACTATGTTTGCTATCCAGTGTATTTGTCTGACACAATTCTGTTTAAACATCTCTCCTGTATTGTTCTGCATTGCTGTGTGCCATGAAAGAGCTGCTAGCAGCCACTGATTCCCTGCGGAGCAGCTGCACTCTCTCTGTGACCAATTTCAACATTAGCAGGGATGATTCCAAAGGAGAGCTGATTGGAAGGAATGGGAGAAactcagcaaaataaaaccctctgagacagcatttttaaaagaagtatttcctCCTAGTGACACTTCTTAAATGGGGATGTAGTCTTCCAGACAAACTGGAGGGAAATAGAGCTGGACCAGTCAAAAACCTGAAGGGCTGTGTTAGAGATCAGAAGGCTGATCAGAGGGATTTGTATTATCCATAATGCAtggtaatggaaaaaaaattgagctcTTCTATTCTGGCCCATTTTCTAAAATGgttgagcatcttccttcctaaCCTGCCAGCACCAGCTCTCCTGGTGTCCTGCAGGCAGGAGCATTTAGGGATCTGAAGTACTGGACCTGGGACAGGAATGGTGGAGCAAAACCCATCTTTCTGCTTTAGCCTTAGAGAACTTCAGATCTGACCTAGATTTCTTGGATCATACCAGCTTCAACCAGAGGAGCACCCTGCCAAGCACTCAAGTGGGCACAGGAGAAGAGGGGGTGGATTTTGTGGCACCCGGCTCATTCTCCCTGTGTCTCCAGCTGGCTGCCCACTGAGACCACAGCTCCTCTGGAAAGTGCCTTTTGTAAGCAGCACATTATTTGAATTTAGCTGGGCTTGGCTCACCTCTACCCCTACCCTCTTATCCcgctccccctttcccctcctccccagaaaGGCACTGGTTATGTTCCGCTGCATTAACGCACAGTAAGTGCTTGAGAGGCAGATCCCAGATACctgcaaagctgtttttttaaatgagaaaatgggGAACATACTTCAACCCATTTTTCTAAATGTCAGGAGaaattctgtgcttctgtgtacAACTTGTTCAAGCACCTTTCTCCTGTTTCCCAAAACCTTCCTCTGCCAGTGCCAGTGCTGTATGAGCCCTGGGAGTGGCATATCTGCCTCATGGGCACATGAATCGAGGTGAAGATTCCAGTATCACCCTTCCCAATGCACCATGAGAGTCGGCAGATCAGGAGAGACCAAGGGGAATCCTGAGTGCCCGCACCTAGTCTCACAATTACAGgtcctctgcttcccaggcccatgCTAGCAGAACAACCGTGATGCATTATTAAATTCTAGACGAATGCATATTCCAGCTTCACAAAGACTCGTCTGGAACTAACACACCGGAGCAGGGTCCTCTCCAAGGGTGCCAAACAATCctgttttgttcttgctttgGGATATGGGAGCTGAGCTTTTGCCCAATACCACCCTGCTTGCTCCACTCTTGAAAGCACCTTCTTGTATCTGATACCAAAGCAGACTCTTGTGAATTCTCGGGCTCTGTTTTTCATACAAGAAACTAAAGACTTTCCAAACctgacaactttttaaaaataagatactATAATTCAAAAGATTTTCCCTACTCTCTTAGTACGCCGATTTTTGTTCTTATACATTGAGGCGTTTACTCACCGTTGCAGCTGCTGAGAGCCATCGCAAACACCGCTGTCCGCACAACTGCCCCCATTCTCCCAGGACTGCAGGTCCGTCCTCCTTCCCCTGTACTTGGTGAGAGACCCCCACACTCCTGGGACCAGAATGCGAGTGAAGAACACTTCCCTTTCTTCTGCCCTTTGTCATCTAGGATCCTCTTTCTGAAACATCACGAGTCCATTTCACTGCTGACTtaggtggaggagaaaggatggACAAAGACTGTAAAGATCCTTCCAGTTCCATTTCACATTCCCCTGTCCCCACCCACTTCTCTTACCATTCTCTTGACTTTTCTGACTAGTGGTCTTTTTTAGTATTCTTCATaattgtgtgtttcttttttccttcttttttctttcttttattccaCATTTGCATTCACTTCACAGTGGAAGAAGGAGCTTTATGATGCCTACACAGTCAGGCACTCGGTAGCAAGGGAAAGCAAACCTGAGGATGCCCGTGAAGCAGGAATTCTGTTCCCCTGACTCATGTGTGAGGATATTGCTCAGCAGAGTGCTCAGCATCTCTCTCGTTTGTACCATGAGGGCCCAAAACTGGGCATCCAGAAATGGAGAAGCACAGGCCCGAGTGCACCGACTCCCCTAACGCCAGGCAGGAGCCCGGGGCAAAGACCAACTGGCCGATGCTCAGTTCCGTTTCCTTGGTGTTGCCCCTCGCTGACGGGGCTCCGCACACGCCTGTACCACCCTCTGATGCAACAGGCTGTCCCAGGGCAACCCCCTTCACCTTCGAGTAGGTCAGCCTGTGACCTGAGTGAGGGCGACAGCCAGCCCTCGTTTCTTTGCCAAACAGTCTGAGCCTTTTAGATCAGAAAACCTGGGATGCCACTTCTACTGCTTTTTTCCGTTTTAACGAAAAATGTGCAGAGaagaagtattaaaaaaccccaacatcctGCTCTTTACTGTGATAAGAATTTCCCTTCAAAAACTCCATGTTCTACCAGCAGAAGCTGTGGCCTGTTGCAGTGCAGCTGCAGTTACACCTACCAGGGCCACGGAGACAGCGCATGCGGGAGCGGAAGGTTAAACCAGAGTCATCTGCGTTGAATGTTACACAGGCTTTTACCGTCTGCTGGGGATTGGAGGGTCACTGCCTGGTGCTCTCGTTTTCACAGCATCACAGACTATCTTGGTACAAATTTCTGCTGCAATAGTCCAGTTCATGGGCAAAAGTCATCGTGTTTCGTGCTCTGCAAGCACACATGGTGTTTTCTAAGGAGGTGACTTATCTCTGATGGCAGAGGGGCTTTAATTCTGGGTATGCTCTGCAGGGTACCTTTAGAAGGACATCCAAAAGTTGTCAGTAGGTTATGCACAGGATTAATATGTGCCTGTTAATTATTACCAAAAGCAGAAGGAATTACAAAAGAtaagaaatatataaaagcaaatcTACTGACCTAGTGAATTCTGTTACAGGCTTTTAATCATTCACGAAAACAATTTTTGGACATTTATTCAATAGACATGCCTTAACATATAGTTTTAATAACAGCACCAGGAGAATGGTGTCTTTGAGCTGATGTGTCTGAAATACAGGGAGCCATTTTCTGCtggagctgggagggaaggatAGTTGGTGTAGTTTTGCCACAGCTATGCCCCATCACGAGAGACACCTGTTTGCTTTAATTGAACTGCTGACAGTGCAGCTGA is drawn from Strix uralensis isolate ZFMK-TIS-50842 chromosome 13, bStrUra1, whole genome shotgun sequence and contains these coding sequences:
- the LOC141949168 gene encoding V-set and immunoglobulin domain-containing protein 4-like isoform X2; protein product: MGAVVRTAVFAMALSSCNGSLLDLSGVHQVKGTWMGSTTLPCIYVPSEGFTEQTLRWSVERDDSTATVFRRDDSGDHVLLSRFRDRVSVPKHSPGNASLLIENLEIPDSGHYTCQVVWRSKNNSLITKEVTTTVKIVKVAATKPVVRASEPGLTFPAGASTSLTCVASGSPPISYRWFRGAPGGKARLLSSQAELAWDSLQPSDTGEYYCEAENRVGAGAVQRSDAVELTVRGSPVTQRPSPGSGRRSSPPATPPGRAAPPAPTEPVYEVAFHSTADVARVETDVEVPVKCLLKETNSKTKASNDTFTMRDNGHDSICTKKNPEYENLVTAMESEYEIERI
- the LOC141949168 gene encoding V-set and immunoglobulin domain-containing protein 4-like isoform X3, with the translated sequence MGAVVRTAVFAMALSSCNGSLLDLSGVHQVKGTWMGSTTLPCIYVPSEGFTEQTLRWSVERDDSTATVFRRDDSGDHVLLSRFRDRVSVPKHSPGNASLLIENLEIPDSGHYTCQVVWRSKNNSLITKEVTTTVKIVKVAATKPVVRASEPGLTFPAGASTSLTCVASGSPPISYRWFRGAPGGKARLLSSQAELAWDSLQPSDTGEYYCEAENRVGAGAVQRSDAVELTVRGSPVTQRPSPGSGRRSSPPATPPGRAAPPAPTGPPRDAPAPLLPALAAALGGAALGALLAAVLCRRRNRAAIALQMSREWRLMWKSLLSAYSRRQILRLKHPMTLSP
- the LOC141949168 gene encoding V-set and immunoglobulin domain-containing protein 4-like isoform X1, with the protein product MGAVVRTAVFAMALSSCNGSLLDLSGVHQVKGTWMGSTTLPCIYVPSEGFTEQTLRWSVERDDSTATVFRRDDSGDHVLLSRFRDRVSVPKHSPGNASLLIENLEIPDSGHYTCQVVWRSKNNSLITKEVTTTVKIVKVAATKPVVRASEPGLTFPAGASTSLTCVASGSPPISYRWFRGAPGGKARLLSSQAELAWDSLQPSDTGEYYCEAENRVGAGAVQRSDAVELTVRGSPVTQRPSPGSGRRSSPPATPPGRAAPPAPTGPPRDAPAPLLPALAAALGGAALGALLAAVLCRRRNRAEPVYEVAFHSTADVARVETDVEVPVKCLLKETNSKTKASNDTFTMRDNGHDSICTKKNPEYENLVTAMESEYEIERI